A stretch of DNA from Alteromonas gilva:
CTGCAACCAACAATTTTGGTGAACTGCGTGCCACGGGCACGTGGTTAAAAACCGATGAAGCAGGCTCGCGAACGCACTTTGAAGGTGATATCAACAGCGACAATATTGGCGGAATGTTAGCCGGATTGGGCGTTAACTCGGGGATTAAGGATTCTCATGCAGACATCGAATTTAACCTTGATTGGAATAGCTCGCCATTTAACTTCACCTTTGACAGCCTAAATGGCTCTGTTAGCACCGAGTTAACCGACGGCTATCTGACGCAGGTGAGTGACAAAGGCTCGCGTATTTTTACATTGTTTAGCCTCAACTCGCTCATTCGTAAGCTTAGCCTCGACTTTCGTGATGTGTTTGCACAAGGTTTCTTTTATGACGATATAAAAGGCAGTCTGGACATCGTTGACGGTGTGGCCAGCACGTCTGATACGGTGGTTGATGGTGGCGCCGGTGAAATAGTGATTAACGGCTACACCAACCTTGAGCAGCAAACCTTGAACTACAATGTGAGTTTTACGCCTAATGTCACCGGCAATTTGCCATTTTTGGTGTACTTTATGGCGAATCCGCCGACCGCATTGGCAGCATTGGCTCTGGATCAGGTGTTGACGTCAGCGAAAGTCATCTCTAATGTGAATTACCGAATAACCGGCACCCTGGATGACCCGCAACTTGAAGAGGTCGGTCGCGATAGCACCGAAATTGAGCTTCCTGCACAGCAAAGGGAGACGCAGCCTGAGGTCATTGATGGCGTACCAGTGCAACCTGATAACCCGGAGGAACCTGACAATGCCGACAGTTAATCTAGTGGCTTTGCAAATGACATCCGGACCGGATGTCGACACCAACCTTGAGTTTGTAGAGACACAATTGGCCAGCGCGGATCTGCCCGCCAACTCGGTGGTGGTGTTACCTGAGTGTTTTGTTTGCTTTGGTACACGTGACGGATTCTTACTCACGATCGCGGAACAACCGGGGCAGGGCGCAATACAAGAGCGCTTATCTGCCATGGCCGCCCGGTATCGTTGCTATTTAGTTGCGGGGACCATGCCCGCCCAAAGCGCCAGCCCCGACAAGTTTACCGCCAGTTGCTTTGTTTACGGCCCCAACGGCGATGAGCTTGATTGTTATCAGAAAATTCACTTATTTGATGCAGCAATTGCCGATAACACCAAAGCGTATAAAGAGTCTAAGTATACCCAGGCGGGTGAACGCGTTGTCGTCATTGATACTGACGTTGGTCGCATTGGTGTGGCGGTGTGCTATGATGTGCGCTTTCCGGGGCTGTTCAATGCCATGGGCGAGATTGATATTTTAGTCTTACCGGCTGCGTTTACGCAAGTCACCGGGGCTGCCCACTGGCATACGTTATTGCGTGCCAGAGCAATTGAAAAGCAGTGCTATGTGGTCGCTGCGGGTCAAACCGGTACGCATGAGAACGGCCGGGAAACCTATGGCCACAGCCTGATTTATTCGCCCTGGGGTGATTTATTGG
This window harbors:
- a CDS encoding carbon-nitrogen hydrolase family protein, yielding MPTVNLVALQMTSGPDVDTNLEFVETQLASADLPANSVVVLPECFVCFGTRDGFLLTIAEQPGQGAIQERLSAMAARYRCYLVAGTMPAQSASPDKFTASCFVYGPNGDELDCYQKIHLFDAAIADNTKAYKESKYTQAGERVVVIDTDVGRIGVAVCYDVRFPGLFNAMGEIDILVLPAAFTQVTGAAHWHTLLRARAIEKQCYVVAAGQTGTHENGRETYGHSLIYSPWGDLLAERPSAPGLVHQTVSLADIKKYQQAMPLAQHNRFRSHIDKSS